The Mycolicibacterium brumae DNA window CGCGCAGGTCATCTACCCCAAGGACGCCGCCCAGATCGTGCACGAGGGCGACATCTTCCCCGGCGCGACGGTGCTGGAGGCCGGCGCGGGCTCCGGCGCGCTGACCTGCTCACTGCTGCGGGCCGTCGGCCCCACCGGCCGGGTGATCTCGTATGAGGTGCGCGACGACCACGCCGTGCACGCCGCCCGCAACGTCGACACCTTCTTCGGTGAACGTCCCGCCAACTGGGACCTGGTGATCGCCGACCTGTCCGACTATGACGGGCCGCGGGCCGACCGGGTGGTGCTCGACATGCTTGCGCCGTGGGACGTGCTCGACACGGTCGCCAAGGCGCTGGTCCCCGGCGGTGTGCTGATCGTCTATGTCGCCACCGTCACGCAGCTGTCGAAGGTGGTGGAGGCGCTGCGCGAGCAGCAGTGCTGGACCGAGCCGCGGTCCTGGGAGACGCTGCAGCGCGGCTGGGACGTGGTCGGCCTGGCGGTGCGCCCCCAGCACAATATGCGCGGGCACACCGCGTTCCTGGTCTCCGCCCGTCGCCTTGCCCCCGGCACCGTCACGCCGACGCCGCTGCGGCGCAAGAAGCACATCTAGCGCCGTCAAAGCCCCCGGAAAATTGGCGCCCGGAGGGCCCTGCAACCGTCGGTAGCGTTTCTGCCGTGGACATCGACCTCGCCGAGATCGCGGCGCCCCGGCCAGCCGAAGAGCTGGTGGACGAGGCCGCGCAACTCCTCGCGGCGGCCTGCCCGACGGGCTGGCAGCACATGCGCGCGGCGTTCAGCATGGCCGGTGGGCAGCAGATCGCCCGGGGGGTGGCGACGACGGCCGCCGGACCGGTCGGCGTAGCCGTCCCGGCGCGGGTGGTCGACCTGGCCCAGCAGCACCGCGGGGCGACCATCGGCGTCACCGGCCCCTGGTTCCGGATGCTGATCGACCTCGGCGCGTCCGGCGAGCTGGCGGTGTCCTTCGACTACGGGGACAACCCCATTCCCGCCGACGAGCTGCTGCCGTCGGAGGCCTACCTGCGCGACCTCGAGCAGCACCCCCGGCCCGATGTCGCGCTGTGGTTGCTGGCATACGCCGGCAACGAGGGGCAGCAGCGCCGCAGCC harbors:
- a CDS encoding tRNA (adenine-N1)-methyltransferase, with product MTEKTGPFQVGDRVQLTDAKGRHYTMVLTPDGEFHTHRGAIAYAKVIGLPEGSVVTSTNGDPFLVLRPLLIDYVLSMPRGAQVIYPKDAAQIVHEGDIFPGATVLEAGAGSGALTCSLLRAVGPTGRVISYEVRDDHAVHAARNVDTFFGERPANWDLVIADLSDYDGPRADRVVLDMLAPWDVLDTVAKALVPGGVLIVYVATVTQLSKVVEALREQQCWTEPRSWETLQRGWDVVGLAVRPQHNMRGHTAFLVSARRLAPGTVTPTPLRRKKHI